A stretch of Dama dama isolate Ldn47 chromosome 22, ASM3311817v1, whole genome shotgun sequence DNA encodes these proteins:
- the RTL6 gene encoding retrotransposon Gag-like protein 6 produces the protein MVQPQTSKAETPASAASTSAPMDDVIDTLTSLRLTNSALRREASTLRAEKANLTNMLESVMAELTLLRTRARIPGALQITPPISAITSNGTRPMTTPPTSLPEPFSGDPGQLAGFLMQMDRFMIFQASRFPGEAERVAFLVSRLTGEAEKWAIPHMQPDSPLRNNYQGFLAELRRTYKSPLRHARRAQIRKTSASNRAMRERQTLCRQLAATGTAPCPVHPASNGTSPAPALPTRARNL, from the coding sequence ATGGTCCAACCCCAGACCTCAAAAGCTGAAACCCCAGCCTCTGCAGCTTCTACTAGTGCCCCCATGGACGACGTCATTGACACCCTGACCTCCTTGCGCCTCACCAACTCGGCGCTCAGGCGCGAGGCCTCGACCCTTCGCGCAGAGAAGGCCAACCTCACCAACATGCTGGAGAGCGTGATGGCGGAGCTGACCCTGTTGCGCACCCGGGCTCGGATTCCCGGGGCGCTGCAGATCACCCCACCCATCTCGGCCATTACCTCCAATGGGACCCGGCCGATGACCACACCTCCGACCTCGCTGCCCGAGCCCTTTTCTGGAGACCCCGGCCAGCTGGCGGGCTTCTTGATGCAGATGGACAGATTCATGATCTTCCAGGCCTCCCGCTTCCCGGGGGAGGCTGAACGAGTGGCGTTCCTGGTGTCCCGGCTCACCGGGGAGGCCGAGAAGTGGGCAATCCCCCACATGCAACCCGACAGCCCCTTACGAAACAACTATCAGGGATTCCTGGCCGAGTTGCGGAGAACCTACAAGTCTCCGCTGCGGCACGCCCGGCGCGCGCAGATCAGAAAAACTTCGGCCTCCAATCGAGCCATGCGGGAACGGCAGACCCTCTGCCGCCAGCTGGCCGCCACCGGCACAGCGCCCTGCCCGGTGCACCCAGCCTCCAATGGGACTAGTCCAGCCCCGGCCCTGCCCACCCGAGCTCGGAACCTTTAG